Part of the Vigna angularis cultivar LongXiaoDou No.4 chromosome 1, ASM1680809v1, whole genome shotgun sequence genome, GCTGAGGAAAGGCTTTAGTCTGTGCCCATTAACTTTGAAGCTTTCAACTGTGGATGGACCTTGGATCTCAACTGCACCATAAGGATAAACATTAGTCACAACAAAAGGTCCAGTCCACTTTGATCTCAGCTTAACCCCCATGAGTCCGAGCCTAGAGTTATACAATAAAACCTGTTGGCCAACCTCGAAGTCCTTTCTAACAATTGAACTATCATGGAAATTCTTTGTCTTTTCCTTATAGAACTTCGAGTTTGCATAGGCCTCCAACCGGATCTCATCCAATTCATTCAGTTGCAACTTTCTTTCCTTTCCAACTTGGTCCATGGAGGAGTTGCAAGACTTCACAGCCTAGTATGCCCGATGCTCAATCTCAACTGGTAAATGACATGCCTTTCCAAAGACAACCCGATAAAGAGATATCCCTATAGGTGCTTTGTAGGCAGTCCTGTgggcccaaagagcatcatccaacCTATTACTCCAATCTTTCCTATTGGGTTGGACAATCTTCTCCAAAATCCTCTTTATCTTCCTGTTTGAGATCTCAGCTTGCCCATTTGTTTGGGGGGTGGTATGGTATAGAGACTCTATACAGCACGCCATATTTCTTGAGCAAAGCTTGCATGGATCTGTTGTAGAAATGGGTTCCTTGGTCACTAACAATTGCTCCGGGCACTCCAAACCTGCAAAAGAGGTGAGATCTAACAAAATCTACAACAACCCGAGCATCACACTTTTCCTGGCAAAGTTGTTCTCTTGGCAAAAATTATATGACTTGTCCAATTAGTTGGCAAGCTGAGCCAATAAGAGACTGCCACATGTCATTCTCCTTTTCACTCAAAAGCTTTATcacacttcttcatcttctttcatcACTGTAATCATCGTCACCATTAACCAATTACACTTCTTCATCTCCTTCCATCTTCTTCGGTTTCTTTGTTGCTTGAATCAAGTGTTGACGCAAATTGAGAAGAAGAATTTAACGTTCTCTGCTGTGAAATCCATAATGGCACGCTGCTTCCCAAGCCCCAATACCCTTTTCCCCTTTCTGTGTTCACCGTTGAGGTTTTGAGATCAAAGAAATGAACTTCGCTTGGGTTTTTTAAGCTCTATATGTAGCTTCagttcaaaaataatttaaccgatttttatttgtttactcAATTGTGTTTTACTAGGATAAAAAACCTCACTATCTTCCAATCTTAGTGTCACACCCTTGCCGTAAACCAATATCGCCGCCGTCACTTGCGCCTCTGCTCTCTCCACTACTGCGCCGCGCCCCATCTTCCTGCCATTCCGCACGATCGCCACACACCCGCTCACGTTCACTCCCATCGCACCAACGCCTGGTAGAGGAGTGTGGTGTAGGTCGCCGTGTGGGTGAGGGCATCAAAACAGTTTCAATCAATACAATCTCTACGCATATACGAGAAAGAGAAGAGTATTACATGATCTGGAAATATACAATGGCACAAGATCTAAGGAAATACAGTATTACAAGATCTGGAAATATACAATGACACAAGTTCctttttccaaatttaaattcaatctCAACCTCGCTTTAATCATGCGCCACTAAGATGAACTGAAACTATAtcagaagaacaaaaatggAAAGTCGGGAAGGACTACTTCCACTCTAGCAATTGCAGCTCTACCTATGTTTATGTCTCTCTCCTCCCTCAACACTTCCTTGTGCCTCTTCTCTTTCACATGTTTGTCTCCTAAtaccttttaactaaatttgaaaattaagtaaataatttccttttaaaacacaattttgTTCCGGCGAGGTGAGGGTGCAAGGTGAGGGCACAGAGGTAGGAAGAAATGGTGGAGTTTGAGGAAGTGGAGAGAAAAATCTTTTCCACCAGAGAGAGGTTTTCAGAGGAGGAGAAGGAGGAAGGTGTAGAAGAGTAAGGGAAATGCAAAGCAATGCCACGTAATAAGAAACTGTACAGCTCATTAAGGTTTTGCCGGGTAGGCAACTCTGctgttaatttttttgataCCGTAAGAAAAAAGAACTAACGTGAACGGTTTTTGCAAAATATAGGACAGttgtgaacttttgaaaaaaaggaggacAACTTTGAATACACCTTACAAACTGATgaaccaaaataggtattaaacctttttttttatttaagatcaAAAGTGTTTTTACGTAGACATTAATACcgtatattcatatttaatatgACAATCAAATCATTAATGTcgtatattcatatttgatatgacaATCAAATCATTAATGTcgtatattcatatttgatatgacaATCAAACCATTAATCATTAATACcgtatattcatatttaatatgACAATCAAATCATTAATGTcgtatattcatatttgatatgacaatcaaaccattaatgttctatatttatatttgatatggCAATCAAAccattaattaatcattaatatcTGCTAATATACCTGCTAACTACCCATAAATGACCGTTGCTCTCTTAATTAGACTTTAATTACCTAAAGTTGTTGCCTTGATCGATCGGCTACCCCCTATCGGTAAGTTGATTCTCATTGTAACTTCGACCGATATTTTTCATATAGTACAATTGTATTGAATCAAATactttgtaatttttctttttatacactaaatgaaattatatttttttttacaaagatTCAAGAATCATGCACCAATGCGCACGAGAAGTCTATACAatgcaaaatatataattgaaatgtTCAATATGAAACATTTATTTGTAAATTGTTTAAAGTGTAATgatatataattgtaatttatatacTATTGTATATAGATTATGGCTAATTCTCATTgtcatttatataatatgttagTTCTTGTATAAATTTTGTCTAGATTTGATatttaaacagaaaaaaaataattcaaaaaacatTTACACTAGATTTCACCTATTACTAAAACTAAAGCATAAGGATTAGACTTCgattatgataataattaaagtttaatccctttttaattttaaaagtaatttaagtTTAAGGATATtagatttcttttatataaaaaactgAAACTTAATAtacctttaaaattaaattatttttaaaataaaagaagtattAAGTTtccattattaaaataatcaaaatctaatattttttgtcattatttaattataatgtcATGTTTCGGTTTCTTGCAAAATCAAAGTctataaaaatttagaattcgATTCAAAAATCTACATGTTTCTACTTCCCGTAAATATGCTTTAGTTGttataactcataattttttctCCAATGTATATTCATTACCTGGTTAAGTGGTTCCAATTAGTAAGAATGAAAAGTTGTTCACACCATGCAAAACGTCCCCACTCCTAAATGCAATAATTCATTGCTGAACcttatatttatgaaaagaaaaatatgattctGTAACTACAATaggttattatatatatatatatatatatatatatatatatatatatatatatatatatatatatatatatatatatatatatatatatatatataacgatAGATTATGGAGCCCAcgttttttatattcataatcGCAAGAGTCTATCTTTACACATTGAAATGCACCAGAATCAAGATGGTTCTGTTTCATAAGTGTTCAGATAAACGCAAAtatccattttttatttcagtggTGAAAGTGCTTAACTGATAGGGAAAAAAATTGAggaatgaaaaaagaaattatatgtaaaagcaaaaaaaaaaaaaatattttataagctAAGAGTAGATTACACTATTTGTAAAACATGAGCAATGTTTGCAAAAGGGGACAGTTAATTTGAactattgaattaaatttatgcCCTGTAAATCAATAATCACATCAGTAAAGACCATGCGACAACCTAGCTGTTCTTTCCTGAATGAATACCACCATGCCATGCTTAACTTGTTCATAACCTAATAATAACCTAAATAATGGGTATAAGTGGTAGTTGCTTAAAATaaggttataaacaaccaaaGGCTCCTTCAACCTCTGACAAAACTGTAAGCCTCCCGAAGATCATACAAAAACTAGGAGATAATGGATACAAtgagagaggaaaagaaaacaaaaaaccatGTGGCTGTGGCTTCTAATGGTGCTCTAGAACTGTCAGGGAATGGAGTGCTCATTCCAGGGGTTAGTCCACCGCTATTGCCCCCACCGTAGAGTGGTGTTGTTGTTGTAGATGATGGCACATTAGGGTTGTTCATAGGAGGTGTTGTTATTGGTGTATTTGGTCCTCCCGCAGTActgaaaatcaaataataaattttttttgttaaaagtttGACTAACATATTCAGCTATCAATGCAAAGCATTTTCATGGCTTAACACAAAATTCAGTTCCCTAAATCTAGTTTGGAGTTAACCTTTCCCACTATGGAAAACTGTTTTAGTTAACATTTCAACTTATCATTTGAAGGAAAGTTGTGATGCATCTAACTTCTACATTGTAATAACCATGTGGGTGTGATCCctctacaaagaaaataaagattcatCAGGACACGTGAGAGGACAAAAGAACTAGACCAGCATGCCATATAGTTGTCCCTGGTCTTGATCAGCAGTTTTTTTACGCGTTGAAACATGAGAAATCAACACAAAAGGGGTCAAACACATCCCAAGCAATGATTAGATCACACCCGGCATCTTCATGTGATCTCCTATTGTGTACAACAGGCATGATTCCCTTTTTGCTCTGTCTAGGTGAATACTTTTTTACCACATCAATTAATTAAACTTGCTAatcaaataaacatttaattgattattcacATAGTTCATAATAAATCACCCGTTATGTATCTAAATGTGATTATCCATCTAAATATTCCTTTCATGTAATGTAAGTCACCTTACTACCAAACTTTACCTAACTGTGTCATGTCAAATCCTACTAGGTACTCTATCTTCTTTTAggctttctttctttcttttatcagTTAAATTTTGATGGGCTAAAGGTATATGGAAATTAATCTCAGacacatttgtttttattaaattgcgTTTCAATAAAGTTGATGTTTTTacaatcaatatatttttaccaaacaaagattgttttttttttttatttcaattggaTCTGTGACTCCACTACACAGTTCTGATTtctagtaaaaataaaaaatcaattatatcttTTCTTATCATTCGCTAATGGATTGATGCTATAGTTGCTATAAAGACAAAAACCTGAGCAACTAGAATCAAATATATGAAAAGTGTTGGTGAGTTTATTTCACCCATTGATGCAAAGTACTCATCTAACAATGTCCATAGAATCATGTGTGGATGAGTCAATTTCAGGATCGAGAAAGAACATCCGAACAAGGTACTGGTATGGTATACCATTTTCCttagattatttattaatgtcCGAAAACAACATCTGACATAAAAATCAATTACTGAAACACTAAAATGTTGCATCAGATACACTCACTTTACCACACCATAAAGCAAATACCGCATTCTTTTTTAAAAGCAAATACCATAGATAATGCATGATTCATGATTATGAAGCTCAACAGCGTACGATAATGGTGAACCTGAGCCGTTGGATGAAGTGGGCCACGCAGAAGACTTATCCAACGGTCCAATGACAAAATGGAGAAAAAGTAACCAACACATTCTGGGAGCACACAGTGTGTCAGTAAAATAGTACCATCAATATTGTGCAGCccaagattttgaaaatttgaagaagCAAGAGCACAGATGCCGTTTGgttccaaaattaaaattaattcgaCGCTTTTTTTTGAAAGCTTTTACAcggtaatatatatatatatatatatatatatatataatattaaattatttttagaagtgaattttaatacaaaattaaatttttgataaaattttatttaaaaatttagaaagtaaataaacataatattttaatttaattatattaaattttttaaaataacaaatacatTTTATACCAAAAAAAAACAGATTTAATATATACCCACATTTTCAACATTCAATTTGAGTACTAGaagaaaattattgttaataatcaaatttcaattaaaatggtttttaaaatagataattataattgtataaaattttGCTTTTTAGTCGCATGCTTTAACATAAGTTCTTTTAGaccttatttataataataaggttaaataagaaataacatGATAGAGAACAAAATGTTGATATGCATGgctattaaaataaataatttttaaataaatgaaccCAAATGTagagtttacaaaataaaattatagctAATAAAATATgtctaaaataatttagtttgaaatttcatataaaattgattgaaagatgaaaacttcaaaaaggatatttttattcttaaatatgaatttatcttttatttctaaaagaATTCAACAATCATGCTACTTTTCTTACCGAGAAACTGTTAGTTAAAAAAACACTGGGTTAGTGAATGCAGCACAGATACAACAAATTTTGAACAGAAAAGAGGAAAATTAGGCTACCATACGACAGGAGTCACAGACCCATCTTCCTCAATCCACTCATGCATTCCCATTCAATCCACTCATTCATTCCCACTCAAACAAAGAaatcctctctctctctcaaaacAGCCATTTTCTCCACCACCATTACGTGTTCCATGTCCTCTCTATCGTATCAGACACGCCATATCAACCAGACAGACGAAAAGGTACCaaagagaatgaatgaatgaaagaaagaaagaaaggtgaAAATAAACCGCAAAAAATACTGACAACAACAAGAATGAGAATCCACTTACTTCAATGTCAAGAAACACAAACGGCTTCACTTTCACcaattgtaaataaatacacTCTCCAAACCATAATAAAGTAAAACTCTTCGTACCATATAATAATATCAGCAGTAGacacattttttattaacatatctttaatattaatataatattagtaaCACAGTGAATTTAAACCATACAGAAAAGGCCATACCTTGCAGTAGAAGGATACACACAAGATCCATAACCTGCAAACACCGACACAAATCCGAGAAACAAAtgaaactattaaaaaaaacagcTTAAGAgtaaaaacatgtaaaatctCATCGATGTGAGATGCCCTTGTCAAACTCAGGAGTAATCGATGTGGGATTCCAACCCAAAATAGAATGACTGAGTAATAGAAAAGAATGTAAATGAGAACAAGAGAGGAGAGATACTGGGATCACTGGTGGCGATGGTGGCAGTGCCAGCAAAATCACAGGACCCAGGAGCTCTGGCTCTGCGCTGATAGTAGCTGTTGAAAGCATAAGAAGCGTGGGCCTGAATGGTGTTAGGGAGAAAACAGAGTCCCTCAGCCTGAAGAGGAAGACAATCAGCACCAGCCCCACATGCATAGTCCAACGCCGTTTGCAGTGCATCATTGCTAGCATCACTCCTGGCCACACACCAACTCGCTGTACCTTGACCAACCACATTCTGGACTCCCACCATCGTGGTTAATAATAGCAGATAAACAAACTTTGCTACTGCCATTGGAGAAAGTTATAGCTGAGTGTTTTGCTTTGCTTAGTTGGTAaaggttgagagagagaaagaagagggaAGAAGTCtttggagaaaaagaagagattaTATTATGGTGAGTGAGAGAATGGGGAGATGAGAATAGAAGCCACTTTCGATTTCTTTTTCGactctctttttcttattatcACTACACAACGCATCATAGTGCATCTCGGGTTTCTGTGTTCTAACGTTAATGTCTGCCCCcatcatcaaaatcaaaccTCGCTTCGTATCTTGTGAAACCACTATCAGCTagtcctttttcttttctctttattcaGGAGAAAAAACAAATGTCATTTACCCGAAACCTGTTTCCTAATAAATACTGTcagcttttatatttttttctctttggtGCAATCGCTCTATggaattatgtttttataaattttgacataATTATGAACATATCaaaaattaattgtatattaatatttattattagacaatatttaagataaaagtaaataaatatttataataatctgATTATTAGTGATGAAATGaaatgattttaaaagtttacaagATGTTTCAAAAATAGTGTCTTTAGTTTTCCTTAATTTGTAGGTTTAAATTACGTTTGAAATTAACATGCGATTtagctttaaaattaaaaggtttaaattaaataaaaccaaatcaaGTTGTATACTTCAATTTGAATTGgttttgcatttttattttataacttttatttcaattttatcattttgtttttatgataaatagttttagttttaattagttttttcatcctaatattttttatatttatttaatatgattttttttaattcaatcttcataagtattaaaaaaatattaatgtagtcgttatatatatatatatatatatatatatatatatatatatatatatatatatatatatatatatatatatatataagaagtgaaattaatttttagtatttgttTTCATAAGTCAAGTGAGTGTAAACTCAGAGACTAGGACTAGACTTGACACCAAACAAGTAGGATGTGTATGGTGATCATGAAGAGTTGACCTTCTCTTATAATAGGCGTATAAGAATGTTAGGAGATCAAGTTAGGGTCTTCTCCTTTTCAAGACATCTCATTTTGATTTAGTTTCTAGAATCTTATTTGTGCTTTTGCTTGTATACCCTTTAGCTTTGTGGTTTTGCTAAGAGACCATTTACCATCACCTATAAAAGAGGCTATTTTATGTAGAGGTTGAATATTTGGAGCAAGATTACCTTATATTTGACTATCTTTGTGAGTATGCCCTGTAACATTCCTTCAGAATGCtactaaaaacttaaatattttacatgcatatactaaaagtaattatttttttatcattaaaaaaaatattaaaacgctcatttatttgataaaataaatgttttactcATTAAAGTTTATtccaataataagaaaaaatgtaaGAATACTCAATCATTAACGTTTGTCTAGACAGTAGTGCAAGAAAATGTGCTTCCAAAGCAATTCCCATGCTTCTCACTATTGTGCATCTAAACTACCATATACAACATTATCTACTTGCGAATAACACAAGTCATACAATTATCActggtggaaaccacaaccataAACATACAAGGATGAGCTAACTTAAAAGAAACACAATAATTAAagcttataaataaataataataacatgtCCTAATACAACTTATTTAATCTTTCGTTAATTTATAAATAGCACATTATCAAATATCATCCAACAACAATGAATCCATGCATAGACTCGGCCCAAGAGGTTCAATTATCAACATAGTCCTCGCTTGTAGCTTACCATCCAAAATCAGTTTTTAAGTGTCATTTCCCATCACTCTTCTAGAGAGCTTCCCTAAGCAAGTACACCTTTAGAACTACTATGTCGAGTCCACCACTCCCTACTACTTGTTTAGAGACCACAATTGGAGTCATCAAGGTCAGCTCCCAAAGCCTCCTCACCTCTAGCAGAGACACATGTTTCTCATCTGCCCCATCACATCACATATGCAGGCAATATGTTCATAATaacacatattttatatcatattatccAACAACTACATAATTTATACCTACATTATTACTACATGCAATATAGAAATCAAATCATATCCTTCAACATATTTTAACTTGTTAAAAAATGAGTGcttagtttctcacaccaagagggcgGTGAATTGGTGATGCGTAAAAACGttcactttcaaaatctttttcgcaaagaaGGATGTCTTTGaacttttcttgaaacgcaagcaAGTTTGTATGTAACGCAACAATAAGCTTAATCGAATACAATGacagattaatcgattatatgcaaAGATAGGGATCAGAGAAATCAAACACTGATTTTTATAccggttcggccaagcctacatctagtgtccttccaatcaACCTGAGTTAGAAgtca contains:
- the LOC108327237 gene encoding uncharacterized protein LOC108327237, coding for MDQVGKERKLQLNELDEIRLEAYANSKFYKEKTKNFHDSSIVRKDFEVGQQVLLYNSRLGLMGVKLRSKWTGPFVVTNVYPYGAVEIQGPSTVESFKVNGHRLKPFLSNPSLLDAVVEEMSLVDPASFPL
- the LOC108337171 gene encoding PLASMODESMATA CALLOSE-BINDING PROTEIN 3, giving the protein MAVAKFVYLLLLTTMVGVQNVVGQGTASWCVARSDASNDALQTALDYACGAGADCLPLQAEGLCFLPNTIQAHASYAFNSYYQRRARAPGSCDFAGTATIATSDPSYGSCVYPSTASTAGGPNTPITTPPMNNPNVPSSTTTTPLYGGGNSGGLTPGMSTPFPDSSRAPLEATATWFFVFFSSLIVSIIS